Genomic segment of Camelus bactrianus isolate YW-2024 breed Bactrian camel chromosome 33, ASM4877302v1, whole genome shotgun sequence:
AAGTAGCAGAGAGACCTGGTCTGTGTGGAGCAAGGAAACTTCTCCTTGACACACGCACTTCGGTTTTACCAAAGTGGAGTCCTGTGCAAACTCAGAAGGCCAGCACCACTCCAGTCATGATGCAGTGCACGTAGAATGAATAGCTGCCTGATCTTATGAAATTACCCTATCAAGTTCAAGTTCATCTACCACTTTTTTACCAAAGTGAAAAGCAGATGGTAAGGAGTGTGGGAAAGCCTCTTACTCCTTTGAACTTAAGTTTTCCCACAATTGCATGGGAATAATAAAATCTACCTCACCTAATTGTTGTCAAGGTCAAATCACATGGTTTGCATGAAGGTTGTTGGTAAACTGTAAAAAGCTATATGGGTGTTAACTCAGGGATTAGAAGCAATGATATACATGTAGATGGGTGCCACAGAGAgcatttttatgtggacattttaCTTATCTTAGATTTTTTGTGCAAGGTGCCATCCTTGTTGAGTTGTTTTGATTGATTTCCATTGGTATGGAAGGAAGAAACATGGAAAATCATGTTTGAAAGTAGGTTACAATGTGGAACTTAACGAGGTTTCCACCTCTGTACCTAGGAGTCTTCTACTTTCTGCATGAATCCTTTTTCTGTCTTAAATCTCCCCAATTCTCTAGTGTCCCAGCTTCTGCCCTGCATTTTAGTATCTCTTGCATGTCTGCCATGCATGAATCAGAGAGGCTACACATCCTTGTGACCCCCCATCCTCCATAATGCTGCCTTCATCTCTTTGTTGCAAAGTGTGTAAATGATGGGGTTAAGCAGGGGAGTGATGACGGTGTAGAAGACAGCTACCACTCCATCCAGGGGTTCCTGTGAGCCAGGACGCAGGTAAATGAAGGTGCAGGGCACGTAGTAAACAATGACAACAGTGAGGTGGGCGGCACAGGTGGAGAAGGCATTGCGGCGCCCATCGGCGGACCGGATTCGCAGGATGGCAGCCACTATGTAACCGTAGGAAGTGAGGATAAGCACAAAGCAGGTGAGGGCCAAGAATCCAGTGTCCACAAAGGTGACCAACTCGTTGATGGTGGTGTCAGCACTGGCTAGACGCAGCATGGCAGGAATGTCACAGAAGAAGTAGTCTACCCGGTTTGGACCACAGAAGGGCAGCCGGAATATGAAGCTTGTTTGGAAAAGTGAGTGAATGGTGCCTCCCAGCCAGGTACCCATAGCTAGGTAGTTACAGACACTGTGGGTCATGATGGTGGCATAATGTAAAGGCTTACAAATGGCCAGGAAACGATCACAGGCCATGAGTGTGTAAAGGAAGCATTCAGTGCAGCccaggaaatggaaagaaaaaagctggATAACACAGCCCCCAAAGGAGATAATCCGACTATCCAAGAGGAAGCCAGCTAGCATCTTGGGGACAATGGCAGAGGAAATGGTCACGTCCAAGCAGGAGAGGTGACACAGGAACCAGTACATGGGGCGGTGGAGCTGGGTGTCCGCCAAGACCGTGAGGGTGATGAGCCCATTCCCAGAGACAGTGAGGGCGTAGATGACGAGGAAGGCTAGGAAGAGGGGCGCCCCCAGCTGTGGCGGGTGGTGCAGGCCCACTAAAAAGAAGTGAGACACAGAAGTCTGGTTTCCACTTTGCATTTCCTTGCTGTTCAAATCTGCCCCAAAAAGTTGCAGAAGGGAAAATATCAATGCCCTTTAAATTCTGTAGGCATGGATTATATGTTCTATGTCATTCCCAAACACGGACAGAAAAGGATATCAGAAAGGGAGATCTTGTTCTTGCTCTAACTGTTGTTCTTAATCATTCTTTCCCCCTCTGCTTCCCCCGACTCCTGATTCTGCGATTCTGCTTGGCTCCAGAGACCAACCATTCTCTCTAAGGTTAAAACCGATGTAACAGATTATGTGTATATAATTCAGGAGAGTGAAGGAAAGACCATACACAGAGATTTTCATGTCAGAAAGAAGAACAATCACATAAAACCTAAACCAGTCTATGAAGAACAGgttgttctgttgttttcatTCAGTTTGATCTTTGGTCTATGTAGCAGAGAGGTAGGCTGCAGTGTATTTACTAGAATTTGAGAGTTGGTATTATATTTCTTAGtgtaaatatactaaataaaaatctgtgtagattttaaaaaatgcactatATGGGCTACACACCAAACAAAATATTCAGAATCTTTGAAATTATACTAGAAATGTCTGCTTTCATAAATTCTATTTCAAAAATGCACattaattttaaatccttcagaTTAATGAAGCAGTACAAAATCTCAGCCCCAGGGAACCTGTTGTCATCTTTTCTCTTGCTCCTGGATAAGGGCAGTCCATttgtccgtccatccatccatccatccaactgtCCATATTTCCATTCAGTAAGGTAGCATATATTATATCTTAAGAGCATAGCCTGTGAAATCAGACCTGGTTTTAAAATCCTAGCCTTTTCACTTTCACTCATTGGTAATCTTGGAAAAGCCATTTCACCCTTCTTTACCTATTTCTCTAAGTTGGGACAATCATATGGTCTACTTTATggagttgttgtaaggattataTAAATGCACGTAATTCACGGTAGCACTCaataatattagctattattttcgATAAACCGTATGTTGCGGTCCTGTATTAGGCAAATTCAGTCACTGCATTTGTGAAGTGACCCTGTAGCTTCCAGTGAGTTGTCCTATAGTGGATCTGAAGCCTCCAGGTTTGAAGCAGTGTCACAAAAAGCCTCTATCCCAGGACTATGGGTGACTGGCATCAGCCACAGTGAAAGGAAGAAACCAGGAAAGGTTGCCTAAGGGGGTGCCAGAGCTCTTCCAGACACTGAAGGGTCATGGAAGGTGTATCTTTCCTAGTGTCACCTGTCCACCAATCTTAGCTCAAATCGTTGGTTTACCAACTGGAGCCAAATATCCAAAATGGTGTGTCATCTTCCCAAGGACTCAGGGGCCACCCAGATGGCTCAGAAGGGTTCAGAAAATGTGGACTAAAATTTGACTTCCAGCTAGACTCCTAAAAGTCAAAAGAACCAAGGCTGCCGGGGTGGCTGCCATCTAGTTCTTCTCCTCCTACACCGTGAATCACTGTGTATCAATAATCTCATTCCTCTCAGTCTTCTTCAGTACCACAGAGGCTACTCATCAGGGAAAACACGTGTTTTGGGGACTGAGCAGTTTCCTAGGTCATGAGACTTTCCTTCTTAAGCCCAGGAGAGTCCAGGGCAAACTAAGATAGGTGGGCACCCTAAATAAGGGTTTAAACCACATAGAGACTAGATAATCTCTCAACACGTAGCTACAGAATCTATTGTGAAGCAATTTCAGAGGAAATACTTAGAGATTTCCTACACAATTCCTGGATTACCAACCTTTATTGGCATCCCAGTGCTCAGGGCAAAGTCCAAACCTACTGGCACAACCTGTGCAAACAGAGAGACTCATAATCTGATGTCCACTTACTTTAGCCTCATGTCTTTGTTCTCCAACCAACAAATTTGTTCTGTAGCCATTTTTCCTAGTTTCTTATACATTTGTCCCTTTAATATGGAATGGCTTTGTTCCACTGATGCCTGAAAATTTTCTGCTCATCTTTCAAGATCTCATTCATGTGTGATTTACTAAGTAGAGCCTAGCCACCCTTTCCCCCAAATGCCCACTCATTCTTTGTATCCCCTGCAGTACcacatttgcatttctataataGGCTTACCAAGCACATTGACATTTACCCCTTGGTATGCCTGATTTCCCCCGTTGGACTGTGAGTTCCTGCAGggaatatgcctcatttttcttttcatctcaaGTTCACAGCATACTTTGCACAGAAGGAGTCTTATAACTTATTGAATAAATACATTCCAAGACGCTTAATCTAAGATAATATCAGTTAAGTCTTACACCCCAGCTCCCCAAATCATAAGAATTCCAGTACTGAGACCGTCACCACTTATGAGTTATATTATTTTGAACAGATTTCTTAATATACCTAGTCTCAGTatttcctttgttaaaaaaaaaaaaagatacaaagagggagtcagggaggtggaggagagagagagggagagagggagagagaaagagacagagagagagagaggagttgGTGTAGAttctcaccaaaaaaagaaatagcaattTCTTCTCCATCAATAAGAATTCGCGCTTTAAATTGAGTTCTTACATAAGGAAAATCAGTTTTTCTCCTAGCCTCAATTCTCTCCTGTTCTAtaaattttttcttgtctgtCTGTTGCCTTGACATCTCAGtccttattcatttttatattatttttctctctgcacaGAAATAATCATCTTTTCTCCTCGGGAAGACAGAATACCCCTGGTTTACCCATGAACAACTAAAACTGCTCCAGTTACGTGGTCCTTACAGTTTAGTCAGCACCACATTATATTAGCAGCATGTAATATATTCATCTGTGTAATGGGAAGAGAAGCAGTTTCCACAAAAAGTCTTGGGGAAAAGGATATTAGTACCCATATACTAGCTTTATCTGGCCATTTAAATCCTGTGTGAACTAACTAGGCTTCAGGTAGACCCTAAACTCACCTGAGAAGTAAATTGGTCTTTGATGAGCAGAGTATAAAGGTCCTCTCCTCCCCAAACACTTATTTGTAAATCATAACACTTTACAAATGACAGGAAGGAGATCTCAGCTGTCTTCCCTGTTCCCAATGCCtctaacatatttttaataaatatatgtctCAAAAGAAGTTCCAGTACTacacctctgtctccctcctggagTCTTCTCTGCTGATGAAGACATCGCTACCTGGATGTGAATCGGCCATGAGGCCACGAACTGCTCCTTGACTcggtttctttctctttgctctttCTTGGGGAAGGTCTTTTTCGAGCTCAGCAGGTTCCCTGATCTCGTCCCCCGACATGCCCCTCTTCTTGATTTTGTCACTGTGTTCTGTCTTACACCTCTCTGGGctcactcctcctcctcttaGCCTTTTTGAAAGTAGTTTTGGCAGCAAGTCCCCTAGGCTTTGACCTGTGGAGACTGGCTTTCTGGCAAGCAGTTTCTTCCTGCCTATAGTCCCCACAGGGTAGGGGCTAAGGGCTGACATcacttctcctttcccctccagGGGCAATTAACTTGCAAAGAAATAAGTTTCAGTGGGCTTTGTTAATAGCCAAACGTGAACCAAGGCTGTTCAGGAAGTTTACGTAGTCCTTGTAATGGCCCTGTGGCGTAGAATCCTGCTGGGAGCATGCACTTGAGCTGGAGTCAGGATCActccttccatttctttgagttttagttttctcatctataaattgaAGGTAGCATTGCCATACCTACTTACACCATAAATTATGGGCATGGAGTTTGAATGAACTTTAAAGCCAAAGATGCTACATAAATGCCATGTTAATTACTGTAACAGTGCCCTTTGAATTTAACTCGGGTTGAAAGAGGGTAACTACTACAGCATTGCACTAGGACAGGCAGCACTGTTTAGATCATCCAATATGCAAACAGGAGATGGAGTATGTAAGTAAGCTAGATGGATTATGAAGAACTTGGCAATCCCTTAAAAATTGAACACACATAGATTAGAGCAGATTAGAGCTGAACAGCCCTTTAGAGAAATGATTTAGAGCATCCCCCCATTCTGCACTTGGAGAAACTGAGTTCTGTTGAGAACATGgacttttccaaaaattaaagGTCATACTGCTTAGTGAATAAAATCTCACATATGTGCTATGTAGGTATGTTATATAGAATCACTTAACTATATAGAGATAATAGAGGAACTGGTAGTTCAAAAATAGTGTTGGACAAATGATAGACCAATAAGTACTTGTTaaattgttttttgtcttttaatatgctttaattatttactttaaatCATTGTTGGTGTACTTTTTTTAGACTacaagtcattttattttattactattcttccttccagttttattgagatgtaagtgacatatagcactgtgtaagtttaaggtgtatggcATAGTTATGtaacttacatacatcatgaaatgattaccacagtaagtttagtgaacagccatcatctcatatagatataaaattaaagaaacagaagaaaaacgtGTTTTTTTACATGTGAGATTTTGtatgtgccctttaagagtgggGTATCTCTTTCCTACAGCCCTCCAGCTCTCTAGAAAGCAAGAACCTGAGCCTTTaaagccagatgttctgggggctcatcttcctggTGCAATACCCCTGGGCTGTGGAGCCTGATGGGGGCTTGAACCTGttgctccttggggagaacctTGGAGTTGTGATTTTGCTCCCATTTGTGGGTTGCCTATTTGGGATATGGGTCTACACCCTTCTTACCTATCTCACTGTAGTTCCTTCTTTATAGCTTTAGTTGTAGAAAATCTTccctgctagtcttcaggtcactCTGATCAATAGTAGCTCTGTAGGTAgatgtaattttggtgtgcccagGGGAGGatgtgagctcagggtcttcttaCTGTACTGTCTTGGCAACTCCCCTCTCTTCActctttttatgtcttttaaagaaagGCTCGTCACTACCTCTTGCATTTAACTTTTCAAAGCTAACTTTTTATCACCTATATGACAGGTCCTCTTTTGGATCATAGTTTTTGTGTAACAGTTGAATCTGGGGTGATTTGTCCACTCACAAACTCACAGGGTATTATGCTGGTTGATATTACATTTGTTGACTATATTAGTAACATCATGCTGATAGGACCTGGTGAGTGGGAAATAGACTATATCCCAGATGCCTTGCAAATTCATATGTGTAGCATATTATGGGAGAAAACCTATGGAAACAAATAAGATGTCACTTCAGTGACATTTCTGGTAATCTAGTTGCCTTGGGATGAGTTTGGCTAGTTCAAAAAATCTGTTCCAGCTTTAATAATGTTCAAGAATGTCATCTTACACTGTGTTGAAggttcttttatttcattttacttctgaAGCACCAAATAAATAGTACAAAGAATCTGTAAGAGGTACTGGTAGAAGGAAATAAGTGTAGCAATAAAAATCCATGGCAGTCCACCACATGGACTGCACACCAATTGTAGACATCCTTCCTCTCGTATTTACACACATACAACGTCAGCACTTAATACAATGCAAGCTTATTCCCATGCTAATCGTTTCAGAGGAGTTATTCCAATATATCACCACTTAAATTTCATCCAGACTCAAATCTGGAGTCTCTAAGTGTTGTCAATTCCATTTCTGGTTTTGAAGTAATCTAACTCTCACCATCATGTGATGTATggacaaaataataaatttatcatGAACTCATAATAATGGTGTGAatgtaggggaaaaaattaaaacatgtaaataaatatatccCGAAACAATGCAGAAAATACATGTAGGAGGTACAATACTTATTTTGCAAATGGCTAGGAGGTAACAGCTAATATTAATGACTATCTTCTTCAACATTTTTTCTTATCAAGAAACTCATTATGCTGGTTGCCAATAGGATGAATCAAGCCATTATCACTGCAAAACACAAACATGTGTTGATCTTGCCAAATTAGGTTGCACTCGTttactattaattttttatctCTGGATCTAGTTATGGAATTACCCAGGTTCACTGGATAAGGAAGAGGGCAGAGTAGAAAATTATTGCCTTATGTGTTAATACAAGTGTTTAGTTGGGAGATAAAAGCCAGGAATTCTACAATGCTGTGTTTTTATGACAAGCCAGACATTTCTCATTGTGCAGTGTGCCTAGAAACTCACACCTTAGAGAGCCCCTCCATATGAAAAGAGGAAAGTCATGGCTTTCCTTCTACCAGTACCTCTTATAGATCCTTTGAACTATTGATCTGGATATAAATGTAAGTAAAGATGTGTAAGACCTCAACAATAGAAGTTGCAGAACATGTTTGAGAAATATATAAAAGTTGCTAAAGAAATGGAGGCTTATAAATTGCTCATGGCTTGGaagacaatattttaaagattccaattctcaatttttaaaatagattcaatgcaattctaaATACAATCCCAGCATTTTATTCTGTAGACACATGCCCCTTAGAGTGTATAATCTAATGGGGACTGGGGCCCCCAAATGGCCAAGATAATCTAGAGAGGTAAAAACTAGAAGATTCACAGTACCAGTACCCTTCATTATGAAGGGTTTCCCTAGTTTCTCaggttttatttctatatttattaacTTTCTGCTTTGAGATTTCCCAcctttatttagatttttaactcatctgaaattaattttattttagataatACATAAGGATGTTGTTTTCTACATAATTAGGGATGATAGTTGCAACTATCTCACTAACTGAAGTGGTGTTTAAGAAATTGGTTTAAATTCCCaactattttgttttctcatagTATGGTTATTAAGCTCTAGCTTTATTAcatgtgattaaagaaaattaactgcaaaatttgtattttaaaatgcaatccATTAGATTCAATGTatcattttttggggggttagcctttgttttctttagaatatctttttttttaacatttttactgagttataattattttacaatgttgtgtcaaattccagtgtagagcacaatttttcagttacacgtgaacatatatatattcattgtcacattgatttctctgtgagctaccacaagatcttgtatatatttccctgtgctatacagtataatcttgattatctattctacattttgaaatcccagtctgtcccttcccacccccttggcaaccacaagtttgtttctttaaaatatctttacctaaataaatgtaataaagacTACCACAGTTATTTCTAAATTCAATGGTAAAAAATTTGGAAATTCAGCTGTTTTAAATCACCTTAAAAGATGATGGAGGAGAGAGTGAGATGTTAGATGGAGGTACAAACAGGGGGTGACCATTTATGGATTCTGGGCAATTTTAAGTTGAGAATAAACAGTTGTGAGTTTATCTTCATCAGTGATGAGAGGTCCTGAGGGTTCTGAGTCCTTCTTTTCTTTTAGGTGTAACTGCTAGCTCCAGAAAGACATGACCTCTTCTCAGGAGGGTTCGAATAATGAATGCATAGGGAAATAAATGCATGattattaaaaatctttcattagCCCCTTTCTGTGGCTTTTTTGCTTATCCAGGGAACCTGAAGCCCTGAGAGTATTCCTATTCCCTGAGAAACTAAATCAAATTAAGTTCCTGCCTGTCTAGCTATGTTAGTTTCCATTCTCTGTCCTTCAACTGGTTGGGTCCTTGAACAGAAATGAATCACTCTTTCTCACCAATCACAGGTATATCTGTTCTTATAGTAGTAACTTGCAAACAGGTGCCTCAGCGTAGCATGTAGAAAGTTAAATATTTAGGCAAGGTGCAGGGGGAAACACAGATGAGTTTTATATTGAAAGGAATCACATACTGAAAGGTAGATTTCTCTTCTCCTTGCTTTTCCTCATCAAACTTCCTCAGAAATAAGATACTTGGGGATTGTTAGACTTCCTTCTAAATGTGGTTGTCAAGTCTCTGTCtcactctctgtttctctgtctctaatttctctctctccatatatatatatatttgtatacactacatatatacatatatataatataaaacatatacatatctgtatatatacaattAGTAACAGGGACCTACAAGTAGGAGCTAAGTTGCTATAGCATGGACAAGCAAGTCAAATATTGATACCTGTGATTGATACTCAGGCTACCTTGCAATTCACCTGCTAAACATTTTCATACTTCAtctaatttatatgtaatttatcCTGGTGATAGTATCCCACTGGTATagtagaaattttagaaatatagTTGTTCCACTTTTTTGAGTTCTAATATCCATATAAGTGATTAGGGTAATTAtgtctcacacacacattttttaaaacaaggcaACAGTTTTCTATGATttgctatcatttattgagtacttatcaAGTGCTAGGTAGGCACTTTTCTAAGTTAGGTGCTCCTGAGTCTCAGATGAGATTAGAGACCAAGCTGACAACTTAATTTCAGCTTTGTGAGACCTGGAGCAGAGAGTCCAGCTAACCTGGCCCACAGAAAATGTTAAGGTAGtaaatttgctttgttttatgcTACTAAGTTAGTAGTATTTATGAGACATCAATAGAAATTAACAGTGGATTTCTCCTAACTTCTTTTGCATATATCtatgtgtgcctctgtgtgtgtgagagagagagagagaagatgaaatAATTCTATCACTTTTGTCAAAGAAGGTTTGTAATAAGCAAAGTTGAGTATAACTCTAGAATTATCTGCCATGTATGATGCAGTTGTCACATGGACAGTGGGTTCTCAGTTCTCAATTAAATGCTGAGTGCTCTTGATATTCCCATAGAGAGAGGGACCAGAGGCATGGAGAAATGACAAACGTGAGTCTAGTGACAACGTTTATCCTCACCGGCCTTCCCCATGCAGCAGAGCTGGACCTGCTCCTCTTTGGAATCTTCTTGGTGATTTATGTCCTCACTGTGGTGGGGAACCTCCTCATCCTGTTGGTGATTATGGTGGattcccacctccacacccccatgtactaCTTCCTGACCAACCTGTCCTTCATTGACATATGGTTCTCCACGGTCACTGTGCCCAAAATGCTGATGACCTTGGTGTCCCCGGGAGGCAGGGCTATCTCCTTGCACAGCTGCGTGGCCCAGCTCTACTCCTTCCACTTCCTGGGGAGCACCGAATGTTTCCTCTACACAGTCATGTCCTTCGACCGCTACCTGGCCATCAGTTACCCGCTCAGGTACGCCAGCATGATGAGTGGGCAAGCGTGCGCCCTCCTGGCCACAGCCACGTGGCTCAGCGGCTCTCTGCACTCTGCTGTCCAGACCACACTGACATTCCGCTTGCCCTACTGTGGACCCAGCCAGATCCAGCATTACTTCTGCGATGCACCGCCCATCCTCAAACTAGCCTGCGCAGACACCTCCACCAACGAGATGGTGATCTTTGTCAACATCGGAGTAGTGGCCTCAGGCTGCTTTCTCCTGATAGCGCTGTCCTACGTGTCCATCGTCTGCTCCATCCTGAAGATCCGCACCTCACAGGGGAGACACAGAGCCTTTCAGACCTGTGCCTCCCACTGCATTGTggtcctttgtttctttgttccctGTGTTTTCATTTACCTGAGGCCAGGTTCCAAGGATGCTGTGGATGGGATTGTGGCAGTTTTCTACACTGTCCTGACCCCGCTTCTGAACCCTGTGGTGTACACCCTGAGGAACAAGGAAGTGAGGAAAGCTCTGTTGAAGCTTAAAGACAGAGTAGTGTATTCTCATAGCAAATAAACCCTGTGATGTAGTTAtgctcatttaaaatatatagtaagaTAATTTAGTCAGCAACATGAAATGCATTGTATTTATAGTTCTCAATGTTAAACTTTATCCAAACCACCTCACAGGAATATCTGTTTGACTAGTATTTCTGAGGAATTTGAAAAAtcataatttgatatttttaacatGAGATTCCAGTTTATTAATTTAGTAAAACCAAAAGTTATATATCAGATTATCTTATATTGGCATAGTTCCTTGCAATAGAATTcagtttgatcttttttt
This window contains:
- the LOC105078626 gene encoding olfactory receptor 10G9, translating into MTNVSLVTTFILTGLPHAAELDLLLFGIFLVIYVLTVVGNLLILLVIMVDSHLHTPMYYFLTNLSFIDIWFSTVTVPKMLMTLVSPGGRAISLHSCVAQLYSFHFLGSTECFLYTVMSFDRYLAISYPLRYASMMSGQACALLATATWLSGSLHSAVQTTLTFRLPYCGPSQIQHYFCDAPPILKLACADTSTNEMVIFVNIGVVASGCFLLIALSYVSIVCSILKIRTSQGRHRAFQTCASHCIVVLCFFVPCVFIYLRPGSKDAVDGIVAVFYTVLTPLLNPVVYTLRNKEVRKALLKLKDRVVYSHSK
- the OR10G6 gene encoding olfactory receptor 10G6 codes for the protein MQSGNQTSVSHFFLVGLHHPPQLGAPLFLAFLVIYALTVSGNGLITLTVLADTQLHRPMYWFLCHLSCLDVTISSAIVPKMLAGFLLDSRIISFGGCVIQLFSFHFLGCTECFLYTLMACDRFLAICKPLHYATIMTHSVCNYLAMGTWLGGTIHSLFQTSFIFRLPFCGPNRVDYFFCDIPAMLRLASADTTINELVTFVDTGFLALTCFVLILTSYGYIVAAILRIRSADGRRNAFSTCAAHLTVVIVYYVPCTFIYLRPGSQEPLDGVVAVFYTVITPLLNPIIYTLCNKEMKAALWRMGGHKDV